In Pseudomonas fluorescens, a genomic segment contains:
- a CDS encoding TetR/AcrR family transcriptional regulator, with translation MVAKKVSAPNITKTRLLDATEALFIKYGYDAVLLRQITERAQVNLAAVNYHFGDKDSLMKTLLMQRLEPLNEQRLELLARCEAESDGPLDCDTLLGVLFAPAMGLERSDPASGEGRSFIRFLGRVYSDTSPFIQEYLKVHYQPVFQRFFEAFALALPDLPRNELGVRLQFALKAISGVMAGTELRLLMNSMSLGRPATDAEVMAKLITLVSAAIRVPQQSPEAENALAKVLDTQRAIREQAAAPAAKASR, from the coding sequence ATGGTCGCGAAGAAAGTCAGCGCTCCAAACATTACCAAGACTCGATTGCTGGATGCGACAGAGGCTCTCTTCATAAAGTACGGATATGACGCGGTTTTGTTACGGCAGATTACCGAGCGTGCCCAGGTCAACCTGGCCGCCGTGAACTACCACTTCGGGGACAAGGACTCCCTGATGAAAACCCTGCTGATGCAGCGCCTGGAGCCGCTTAACGAGCAGCGCCTGGAGTTGCTGGCACGCTGTGAAGCCGAATCCGACGGGCCCCTTGATTGCGACACGCTGCTGGGCGTGCTGTTTGCCCCGGCCATGGGTCTGGAACGCAGCGACCCCGCGAGCGGGGAAGGGCGCTCGTTCATTCGCTTCCTCGGGCGGGTGTACAGCGACACGTCGCCGTTTATCCAGGAATACCTCAAGGTGCATTACCAGCCGGTGTTCCAGCGTTTCTTCGAAGCCTTCGCCCTGGCCTTGCCGGACTTGCCGCGCAACGAGTTGGGGGTGCGCCTGCAATTTGCCCTCAAGGCGATTTCCGGGGTGATGGCCGGTACCGAACTGCGCCTGTTGATGAACTCCATGAGCCTGGGCCGCCCGGCCACGGATGCCGAGGTGATGGCCAAGTTGATCACCCTGGTGTCGGCGGCGATTCGCGTGCCGCAGCAAAGCCCGGAGGCGGAAAACGCGTTGGCCAAGGTGCTGGATACCCAGCGGGCCATTCGCGAACAAGCGGCAGCCCCCGCCGCCAAGGCCTCACGCTGA
- a CDS encoding ABC transporter permease codes for MNLRVEQSLSQLLHEAFVSLRTLGKRSILALLGIVIGSSSVVALINIGHNAAVDAAMIFKDMGTDTLIAQFPPKGTANVPMRTQLDLDAVRRAVPGIAHIGAITPFSGPMVFHGRTTNANFVGITPDIPPTMRLVLREGRFLSPFDANETYGVIGDQLAQALGAPGDPLKLGDRVRINDYLFQVVGILSNQPRAMLMPVQANETLFMPADGMRRIYANPQISNVIIRAAPGEDMERVARDAAVALRTQLSDHDVEITVPQQMIDGMTRQSRTFAYLLLALGAISLVGGGVGVMNVMLMNVSERRREIGIRMALGARQRDIRNLFLLEAVTLTAVGALCGAVLGMTAAWLYAWLSGWEFALAVAALPLGVGSTLLVGLFFGIYPAVSASRLQPVEALRDE; via the coding sequence ATGAACCTGCGGGTCGAACAGAGCCTCAGCCAACTGCTGCACGAAGCGTTCGTCAGCCTGCGCACCCTGGGCAAGCGCTCGATCCTGGCACTGCTGGGCATTGTGATCGGCAGCTCGTCAGTGGTGGCGCTGATCAATATCGGCCACAACGCGGCGGTGGACGCCGCAATGATCTTCAAGGACATGGGCACCGACACCCTGATCGCCCAGTTCCCGCCCAAAGGCACCGCCAACGTGCCGATGCGCACCCAGCTCGACCTCGATGCCGTACGCCGGGCCGTGCCGGGGATCGCCCATATCGGCGCGATCACCCCGTTCAGCGGGCCCATGGTGTTCCATGGCCGCACCACCAACGCGAACTTCGTCGGCATCACCCCGGATATCCCGCCGACCATGCGCCTGGTGCTGCGCGAAGGACGCTTCCTGTCCCCCTTCGACGCAAATGAAACCTACGGCGTGATCGGCGACCAGCTCGCCCAGGCCCTGGGCGCGCCGGGTGACCCACTGAAGCTGGGCGACCGGGTGCGCATCAATGACTACCTGTTTCAGGTGGTGGGCATTTTGTCCAACCAGCCCCGGGCGATGCTGATGCCGGTGCAGGCCAACGAGACGCTGTTCATGCCTGCGGACGGCATGCGCCGCATCTACGCCAACCCGCAAATCAGCAATGTGATCATCCGCGCCGCCCCCGGCGAGGACATGGAACGCGTGGCGCGGGACGCCGCCGTCGCGCTGCGAACCCAACTGAGCGACCACGACGTCGAGATCACGGTGCCCCAGCAAATGATCGATGGCATGACCCGGCAAAGCCGCACCTTCGCCTACCTGCTGCTGGCCTTGGGGGCGATCTCCCTGGTGGGCGGCGGCGTCGGTGTGATGAATGTGATGCTGATGAACGTCTCGGAACGCCGACGCGAGATCGGCATTCGCATGGCCCTCGGTGCGCGCCAGCGGGATATCCGCAACCTGTTCCTGCTCGAAGCCGTGACCCTCACCGCCGTCGGCGCACTGTGCGGCGCCGTGCTGGGCATGACCGCCGCCTGGCTATACGCCTGGTTGTCGGGCTGGGAATTCGCCCTGGCTGTCGCCGCCCTGCCCCTGGGCGTGGGCAGCACGTTGCTGGTGGGGCTGTTCTTCGGTATTTACCCGGCGGTCTCGGCCTCGCGGTTGCAACCGGTGGAGGCCCTGCGCGATGAGTAA
- a CDS encoding secretin N-terminal domain-containing protein: protein MSLRTLLTALLLTASCTALADTEVVNLSNRTSADLLPVAQNFIGKDGTVSAYGNQLIVNAAPGKIQDLRALLAQLDTPAKRLLITVDTNENNQQNSGDSQTRIISYGTASREGGIQQIQASEGVPALIQVGQSVPLTTTQPDAYGRPQNQTQYRNVTQGFYVTASVTGDTVHLAISTNRDRMSQERADVVNVQSTDTTVSGRLGEWIPLAGINRETQADKSSTTRSYSTQGRDDLTLRVKVDTLN from the coding sequence ATGTCCCTTCGCACCCTACTCACCGCTCTCCTCCTGACCGCCAGTTGCACGGCATTGGCCGACACCGAAGTCGTCAACCTGAGCAACCGTACCAGCGCCGACCTGCTGCCCGTGGCGCAGAACTTCATCGGCAAGGACGGTACCGTCAGCGCCTACGGCAACCAACTGATCGTGAATGCCGCCCCCGGCAAGATCCAGGACCTGCGCGCCCTGCTCGCCCAACTGGACACGCCGGCCAAACGCCTGCTGATCACCGTCGATACCAATGAAAACAACCAGCAGAACAGCGGCGACAGCCAGACGCGCATCATCAGCTACGGCACCGCCAGCCGCGAGGGCGGCATCCAGCAGATCCAGGCCAGCGAAGGCGTACCCGCGTTGATCCAGGTCGGCCAGAGCGTCCCCCTGACCACCACGCAGCCCGATGCCTACGGCCGCCCGCAGAACCAGACCCAGTACCGCAACGTCACTCAGGGCTTCTACGTCACCGCCAGCGTCACCGGCGACACCGTGCACCTGGCGATCAGTACCAACCGTGACCGCATGAGCCAGGAACGTGCCGATGTAGTGAACGTGCAAAGTACCGACACAACCGTCAGCGGCCGCCTGGGCGAATGGATCCCCCTGGCCGGCATCAACCGTGAGACCCAGGCCGATAAATCCTCCACAACCCGCAGCTACTCTACTCAGGGCCGTGACGACCTGACTTTGCGGGTTAAGGTCGACACCCTGAACTGA
- a CDS encoding ABC transporter ATP-binding protein produces MMTDTHAHPGLISLQGIGKRYELAGQQLSILNDVCLSIASGDSCGILGASGSGKSTLLNILGLLDVPNCGQYHFAGHDIFSASPDELAAIRNQQIGFVFQSFNLLPRLSALDNVALPLSYRGVSRHESVEQALRMLEQVGLADRAHHRPADLSGGQRQRVAIARALVGNPSVILADEPTGNLDSTTAQEIMDLLLALNREQQVTLIIVTHDAHIAERLERKILVRNGVVHEAGGL; encoded by the coding sequence ATGATGACAGACACCCACGCGCACCCAGGCTTGATCTCCCTGCAAGGCATCGGCAAGCGTTATGAGCTCGCCGGGCAGCAACTGTCCATTCTCAATGATGTGTGCTTGTCCATCGCCAGCGGCGATAGCTGCGGCATCCTCGGTGCTTCGGGCTCTGGCAAAAGTACCCTGCTCAATATCCTCGGCCTGCTGGACGTGCCCAACTGCGGCCAGTACCACTTTGCCGGCCACGATATTTTCAGTGCCAGCCCCGATGAACTGGCGGCGATCCGCAACCAGCAGATCGGCTTCGTGTTCCAGAGCTTCAACCTGCTGCCGCGTCTCAGCGCCCTGGATAATGTCGCGCTGCCCTTGAGCTATCGCGGCGTATCACGCCATGAATCGGTAGAACAGGCACTGCGCATGCTTGAACAGGTTGGCCTGGCCGACCGCGCTCATCACCGCCCCGCCGACCTGTCCGGCGGCCAGCGCCAGCGTGTAGCGATTGCCCGGGCCCTGGTCGGCAACCCCTCGGTGATCCTGGCCGACGAACCCACCGGCAACCTCGACAGCACCACTGCCCAGGAGATCATGGACCTGCTCCTGGCGCTCAATCGCGAGCAACAGGTCACCCTGATCATCGTCACCCACGACGCGCACATCGCCGAGCGCCTGGAGCGCAAGATCCTGGTGCGCAACGGTGTGGTGCATGAGGCTGGCGGCCTATGA
- a CDS encoding efflux RND transporter periplasmic adaptor subunit — MTTDKKRLLGAVLIVLLAAAGITALSLRSPAANTAPVGEQWLAVKPDPLVHQIGLVGKIEPDTTLTLTAPFDGNVEANLVEQGQRVEAGQVLLRMDPATLEVQLRDALSAQLKARRTVQEMQDWDSSPTVSRARRSLRTVEMTAGNTQRKLTESENLFQRGIIPRNELDDLKQQTQQQQLDLASARSELQQALEQGKGEYRQIADMELTNATVKYDALHKLLEGREVKAPFSGIVVPAPGSSTPSAQGGSNNAPVQAGSRVSQGQVLFGLANIERLKIVAKVSELDINQLHQGQAVEVMGDGFDGERLTGSVSVVSGLAIAGDSQGSAQFPVTLSIPKLTPQQLQRVRLGMSARLTIVTYNNAQAIIVPAPAITRGEDGMTVEYREAMDKPVEQVKVTTGQSTPQGVEVFGLKPGFVKTSR, encoded by the coding sequence ATGACTACTGACAAAAAACGCCTGCTGGGTGCTGTCTTGATCGTGCTGCTGGCGGCTGCGGGGATCACCGCGCTGAGCCTGCGCAGCCCGGCCGCCAACACGGCGCCGGTGGGCGAACAATGGCTGGCGGTGAAACCCGACCCGCTGGTGCACCAGATCGGCCTGGTGGGCAAGATCGAGCCCGACACCACCCTCACCCTCACCGCGCCCTTTGACGGCAATGTGGAGGCCAACCTGGTGGAACAAGGCCAGCGGGTCGAGGCCGGCCAGGTGCTGTTGCGCATGGACCCGGCCACCCTCGAAGTGCAACTGCGCGACGCCCTCTCCGCACAGCTCAAGGCGCGGCGCACCGTGCAGGAAATGCAAGACTGGGACAGCAGCCCCACCGTCAGCCGTGCGCGCCGCAGCCTGCGCACCGTAGAAATGACCGCCGGCAATACCCAGCGCAAACTCACCGAGAGCGAAAACCTGTTCCAGCGCGGCATCATCCCGCGCAATGAGCTGGACGACCTCAAGCAACAGACCCAGCAACAACAACTGGACCTCGCCTCGGCCCGCAGCGAACTGCAGCAGGCGCTGGAGCAAGGCAAAGGCGAGTACCGGCAAATTGCCGATATGGAGCTGACCAACGCCACGGTGAAATACGACGCCCTGCACAAGTTGCTCGAAGGTCGCGAGGTCAAGGCGCCATTCTCCGGCATCGTCGTGCCCGCGCCCGGCAGCAGCACCCCTTCGGCCCAAGGCGGCAGCAACAATGCACCGGTGCAGGCCGGCAGCAGGGTCAGCCAGGGCCAGGTGCTGTTCGGCCTGGCCAATATCGAGCGGCTGAAAATCGTCGCCAAGGTCTCCGAACTGGACATCAACCAGTTGCACCAGGGCCAGGCCGTGGAAGTGATGGGCGATGGTTTTGATGGCGAGCGACTGACCGGCTCGGTCAGCGTGGTCAGCGGCCTGGCGATAGCCGGCGACAGCCAGGGCAGCGCGCAATTTCCTGTGACCCTGTCGATCCCCAAGCTGACGCCGCAGCAGTTGCAGCGGGTGCGGCTGGGGATGAGCGCACGCTTGACCATCGTCACTTACAACAATGCCCAGGCGATCATCGTGCCGGCGCCGGCAATCACCCGTGGCGAGGATGGCATGACAGTGGAGTATCGAGAGGCGATGGATAAGCCGGTAGAGCAGGTGAAGGTGACCACCGGGCAATCGACGCCGCAGGGCGTGGAGGTGTTCGGCCTCAAGCCCGGCTTTGTGAAGACCTCAAGATAA
- a CDS encoding TolC family protein — translation MSKWLWLLAWVSLHGVAADVVIKPSAPSTTRSGYERGVSLNAQVTNMTLGDAVYLGLRNNPAIRSAYLQRVAQKFDLRVAEDVFNPKLTLNSYYRSTRGSTDNTRNANLAPATSLLSEYGTRLSMAWTQQLTNADRAGRYRSDGLDLAIIQPLMRGAGWDATTAPLRLSRLSEQANRLNLKATVAQTISQIIATYRELLRAQEQLSIVQDALKRSGTLLEVNKALISAGRMAEFEIVQTEADIATQQLGVEEAQNQLDTSRLALLRLLALDLSTPIRATEALEARPMQIDKRQAFTLAQTQQPEYLAALLGSQQADLNLVIAKDSGRWQVDLVAGANQVRDAYNNNAGSTNNRTWDSYAGVQVQIPIGDISTRQAEVRARVNVEDQEIRITDARQELERNVNDVVRDLGTRWRQYEISQRAVDLSRRKIDIEREKLSAGRSTNFQVLSFETDLRNAENAQLNALIAYLNAQTQLDLTLGMTLESWEIALNDY, via the coding sequence ATGAGTAAATGGCTCTGGTTGCTCGCCTGGGTCAGCCTGCACGGCGTGGCCGCCGATGTCGTCATCAAACCGTCAGCGCCCAGTACCACCCGCAGCGGTTATGAGCGTGGCGTTTCGCTCAACGCCCAGGTCACCAACATGACCCTGGGAGATGCCGTGTACCTGGGCCTGCGCAATAACCCGGCGATCCGTAGCGCCTACCTGCAGCGGGTGGCGCAGAAGTTCGACCTGCGCGTGGCCGAAGATGTGTTCAACCCCAAGCTCACCCTCAACAGTTATTACCGCAGTACCCGTGGCTCGACAGACAACACACGCAACGCCAACCTGGCGCCGGCCACCAGCCTGCTCAGCGAATACGGCACGCGGCTGAGCATGGCGTGGACCCAGCAACTGACCAACGCCGACCGCGCCGGCCGCTACCGCAGCGACGGCCTCGACCTGGCGATCATCCAACCGCTGATGCGCGGCGCCGGCTGGGACGCCACCACCGCGCCGCTGCGCCTGTCGCGCCTGTCGGAGCAGGCCAACCGCCTGAACCTCAAGGCCACCGTGGCGCAGACCATCAGCCAGATCATCGCCACCTACCGCGAGCTGCTGCGCGCCCAGGAACAACTGAGCATCGTGCAGGATGCCCTCAAGCGCTCGGGCACGTTGCTGGAAGTGAACAAGGCATTGATCAGTGCCGGGCGCATGGCCGAGTTCGAAATCGTGCAGACCGAAGCCGACATCGCCACCCAGCAACTGGGCGTGGAAGAGGCGCAAAACCAACTGGACACCAGCCGCCTGGCCCTGCTGCGCCTGCTGGCCCTGGACCTGTCGACGCCGATTCGTGCCACCGAAGCCCTGGAAGCCAGGCCCATGCAAATCGACAAGCGCCAGGCGTTCACCCTGGCGCAGACCCAGCAACCGGAATACCTTGCCGCCCTGCTCGGCAGCCAGCAGGCCGACCTCAACCTGGTGATTGCCAAGGACTCCGGGCGCTGGCAAGTGGACCTGGTGGCCGGGGCGAACCAGGTCCGCGATGCCTACAATAACAACGCCGGCAGCACCAACAACCGCACCTGGGACAGCTACGCCGGGGTGCAGGTGCAGATCCCCATCGGTGATATCAGCACGCGCCAGGCCGAAGTGCGTGCACGGGTGAACGTGGAGGACCAGGAGATCCGTATCACCGACGCGCGCCAGGAACTGGAGCGCAACGTCAACGATGTGGTGCGCGACCTCGGTACGCGCTGGCGCCAATATGAAATCTCCCAGCGCGCCGTGGATCTGTCGCGGCGCAAGATCGACATCGAGCGGGAAAAACTCAGCGCCGGACGCTCCACCAACTTCCAGGTGCTGAGCTTCGAGACGGACCTGCGCAACGCCGAAAATGCACAGCTCAATGCACTGATCGCTTATTTGAACGCCCAGACCCAACTCGATCTGACCCTGGGCATGACGCTGGAAAGCTGGGAAATCGCCCTCAATGACTACTGA
- a CDS encoding SprT family zinc-dependent metalloprotease: MPEQLNTRVEDCFLLAESFFKRSFKRPQVSLKLRGQKAGVAHLHENLLRFNPQLYRENSQHFLKQTVAHEVAHLIAHQLFGERIQPHGEEWQLIMRGVYELPPDRCHTYAIKRRQVTRYIYRCPCADSDFPFSPQRHGLVRQGRRYLCRRCRQTLVFTGETRVE; encoded by the coding sequence ATGCCCGAGCAACTCAATACCCGCGTCGAAGATTGTTTCCTGCTAGCCGAATCCTTTTTCAAACGAAGCTTCAAACGCCCCCAGGTCAGCCTCAAGCTGCGGGGCCAGAAAGCCGGTGTCGCGCATTTGCATGAGAACCTGCTGCGCTTCAACCCACAGTTGTACCGAGAAAACAGCCAACACTTCCTGAAGCAAACCGTGGCGCATGAAGTCGCGCACCTGATCGCCCACCAATTGTTTGGTGAACGCATCCAGCCCCATGGCGAGGAATGGCAGTTGATCATGCGCGGCGTCTATGAACTACCGCCGGACCGCTGCCACACCTATGCAATCAAGCGCCGCCAGGTGACCCGTTACATCTATCGTTGCCCGTGTGCCGACAGCGACTTCCCATTTTCGCCGCAGCGCCATGGGCTGGTGCGGCAGGGGCGGCGTTACCTGTGCCGGCGCTGCCGACAGACCTTGGTGTTTACCGGGGAAACCCGCGTCGAGTGA
- the ttcA gene encoding tRNA 2-thiocytidine(32) synthetase TtcA, with protein sequence MGTLTVNQNKLQKRLRRLAGEAVADFNMIEDGDKVMVCLSGGKDSYTMLDVLLHLQKVAPIKFEIVAVNMDQKQPGFPEHVLPAYLKELGIDYHIVEKDTYSVVKELIPEGKTTCSLCSRLRRGTLYTFADEIGATKMALGHHRDDIVETFFLNMFFNGSLKAMPPKLRADDGRNVVIRPLAYCNEKDIQAYSDFKQFPIIPCNLCGSQENLQRQVVKEMLQEWERKTPGRTESIFRSLQNVIPSQLADRNLFDFTSLRIDETAASRFVNVVNL encoded by the coding sequence ATGGGCACTCTTACGGTCAACCAGAACAAACTGCAAAAACGCCTGCGTCGCCTGGCCGGTGAAGCGGTCGCCGATTTCAACATGATCGAGGACGGCGACAAGGTCATGGTCTGCCTCTCCGGCGGCAAAGACAGCTACACCATGCTCGACGTGCTGCTGCACCTGCAAAAGGTCGCGCCGATCAAGTTCGAGATCGTCGCCGTCAATATGGACCAGAAGCAACCGGGCTTCCCCGAGCACGTACTGCCGGCGTACTTGAAAGAGCTGGGCATCGATTACCACATCGTCGAGAAAGACACTTACTCGGTAGTCAAGGAACTCATCCCCGAAGGCAAGACCACCTGCTCGCTGTGCTCGCGCCTGCGCCGTGGCACGCTTTATACCTTTGCCGACGAAATCGGCGCGACCAAGATGGCCCTGGGTCATCACCGCGATGACATCGTCGAAACCTTCTTCCTCAATATGTTCTTCAACGGCTCCCTCAAGGCCATGCCGCCCAAGCTGCGCGCCGATGATGGGCGCAACGTGGTGATCCGCCCGCTGGCCTATTGCAACGAGAAGGACATCCAGGCCTATTCGGATTTCAAGCAATTCCCGATCATCCCGTGCAACTTGTGCGGCTCCCAGGAAAACCTCCAGCGCCAGGTGGTCAAGGAGATGCTTCAGGAGTGGGAGCGCAAGACGCCGGGCCGCACCGAGAGTATCTTCCGCAGCCTGCAGAACGTGATCCCGTCACAGTTGGCCGATCGCAACCTGTTTGACTTCACCAGCCTGCGTATCGACGAGACCGCCGCTTCGCGCTTCGTCAACGTAGTGAACCTCTGA
- a CDS encoding DNA-3-methyladenine glycosylase I — MRDYKWLHEYCLNRFGSAAELEAHLPVPKTPAQLRRISDDRYLSTLALRVFRAGLKHSVVDAKWPAFEQLFFGFDPEKVVLMGAEHLERLMQDTRIIRHLGKLKSVPRNAQMILDIEQEKGSFGAFIADWPVTDIVGLWKYLSKHGHQLGGLSAPRFLRMVGKDTFVPSDDVVAALNAQKIVDKAPTSLRDLATVQGAFNQWHAESGRPMCQLSMMLAYTVNH; from the coding sequence ATGCGCGATTACAAGTGGCTGCACGAATACTGTCTGAACCGCTTCGGTTCGGCGGCCGAGTTGGAGGCGCACCTGCCAGTGCCCAAGACCCCGGCGCAATTGCGCAGGATCAGTGATGATCGCTACCTGTCGACCCTGGCGCTTCGTGTATTCCGTGCCGGGCTCAAGCACAGTGTGGTGGACGCCAAATGGCCGGCGTTCGAGCAGCTATTCTTCGGTTTTGACCCGGAAAAAGTCGTGCTGATGGGCGCTGAGCACCTCGAGCGCCTGATGCAGGACACCCGTATCATCCGCCACCTGGGCAAGCTCAAGAGTGTGCCGCGCAATGCGCAGATGATCCTGGATATCGAGCAGGAGAAAGGCAGCTTCGGTGCGTTTATCGCCGATTGGCCGGTGACCGATATCGTCGGCTTGTGGAAGTACCTGAGCAAGCACGGCCATCAGTTGGGTGGGCTGTCGGCACCGCGCTTCCTGCGCATGGTGGGCAAGGACACGTTTGTGCCGAGTGATGACGTGGTCGCCGCATTGAATGCGCAGAAGATTGTCGACAAGGCGCCGACCAGCCTGCGCGACTTGGCGACGGTGCAGGGCGCGTTCAACCAGTGGCATGCCGAGAGTGGGCGGCCAATGTGCCAGTTGTCGATGATGTTGGCGTACACCGTCAACCATTGA
- a CDS encoding Yip1 family protein yields MIHHVVGLFTHPDQEWREIRGDKEESIGHMYLTHTLILAAIPAVSAFIGTTQVGWVIGNRSPVMLTQESALWMTIMSYLAMLGGVAVMGAFIHWMARTYDASPSMARCVAFATYTATPLFIGGLAALYPHMWLGMVVGTAAICYTVYLLYVGLPTFMNIDPDEGFLFSSSVLAVGLVVLVAIMAFTVIVWGLGVGPIYTN; encoded by the coding sequence ATGATCCATCACGTCGTGGGGCTTTTTACCCATCCCGACCAGGAATGGCGGGAAATTCGTGGCGATAAAGAAGAAAGCATCGGCCACATGTACCTCACTCATACCTTGATTCTCGCGGCGATCCCCGCCGTGTCTGCCTTTATCGGTACTACCCAGGTGGGCTGGGTCATCGGCAACCGCTCCCCGGTCATGCTGACCCAGGAAAGCGCGCTGTGGATGACCATCATGTCGTACCTGGCCATGCTCGGCGGCGTAGCGGTCATGGGCGCCTTCATTCACTGGATGGCGCGCACCTACGACGCCAGCCCCAGCATGGCGCGTTGTGTCGCCTTTGCCACCTACACGGCGACACCGCTGTTTATCGGCGGGCTCGCGGCGCTCTATCCGCATATGTGGCTCGGCATGGTGGTCGGAACGGCAGCCATTTGCTACACGGTGTACCTGCTGTACGTAGGGCTGCCGACTTTTATGAACATCGACCCCGATGAAGGCTTCCTGTTTTCCAGCTCGGTACTGGCCGTGGGCCTGGTGGTGCTGGTCGCGATCATGGCGTTTACCGTGATTGTCTGGGGCCTGGGCGTGGGCCCGATCTACACCAACTGA
- the aceA gene encoding isocitrate lyase yields MALTREQQIAALEKDWAENPRWKGVTRAYSAADVVRLRGSVQPEHTFAKLGAEKLWNLVTQGAKPSFRPDKDFVNCMGALTGGQAVQQVKAGIQAIYLSGWQVAADNNSAESMYPDQSLYPVDSVPTVVKRINNSFRRADQIQWKAGKGPGDEGYIDYFAPIVADAEAGFGGVLNAYELMKSMIEAGAAGVHFEDQLASVKKCGHMGGKVLVPTQEAVQKLTAARLAADVAGTPTIILARTDANAADLLTSDCDPYDQPFVTGERTQEGFYKVRAGLDQAIARGLAYAPYADLIWCETAKPDLAEARRFAEAIKKEYPDQLLSYNCSPSFNWKKNLDDATIAKFQRELSAMGYKHQFITLAGIHNMWHSMFNLAHDYARNDMTAYVKLQEQEFADAAKGYTFVAHQQEVGTGYFDDMTTVIQGGTSSVTALTGSTEEEQFH; encoded by the coding sequence ATGGCACTGACACGCGAACAGCAAATTGCAGCCCTTGAAAAAGACTGGGCTGAAAACCCACGCTGGAAAGGCGTAACCCGCGCTTATTCCGCTGCTGACGTCGTCCGCCTGCGTGGCTCGGTTCAACCTGAGCACACCTTTGCAAAACTCGGCGCCGAGAAGCTGTGGAACCTGGTGACCCAGGGCGCCAAGCCTTCCTTCCGTCCCGACAAAGATTTCGTCAACTGCATGGGCGCCCTCACTGGCGGCCAGGCAGTCCAACAGGTAAAAGCCGGTATCCAGGCGATCTACCTGTCCGGCTGGCAAGTGGCAGCGGACAACAACTCCGCTGAATCCATGTACCCCGACCAATCGCTGTACCCGGTGGACTCCGTACCGACCGTGGTCAAGCGCATCAACAACTCGTTCCGTCGTGCCGACCAGATCCAGTGGAAAGCCGGTAAAGGTCCTGGCGACGAAGGCTACATCGACTACTTCGCACCGATCGTGGCTGACGCCGAAGCCGGTTTCGGCGGCGTACTGAACGCCTATGAGCTGATGAAGAGCATGATCGAGGCTGGCGCCGCCGGCGTGCACTTCGAAGACCAACTGGCCTCGGTGAAAAAATGCGGCCACATGGGCGGCAAGGTACTGGTGCCGACCCAGGAAGCCGTACAGAAGCTGACCGCTGCCCGCCTGGCGGCTGACGTTGCCGGTACACCGACCATCATCCTGGCCCGTACCGACGCCAACGCCGCCGACCTGCTGACATCGGACTGCGACCCGTACGACCAACCGTTCGTCACTGGCGAACGCACCCAGGAAGGTTTCTACAAAGTACGCGCCGGTCTTGACCAGGCGATCGCCCGTGGCCTGGCCTACGCGCCGTACGCCGACCTGATCTGGTGCGAAACCGCCAAGCCGGACCTGGCTGAAGCCCGTCGCTTTGCTGAAGCGATCAAAAAGGAATACCCGGACCAACTGCTGTCCTACAACTGCTCGCCTTCCTTCAACTGGAAGAAAAACCTGGACGACGCGACCATCGCCAAGTTCCAGCGCGAACTGTCCGCCATGGGCTACAAGCACCAGTTCATCACCCTGGCCGGCATTCACAACATGTGGCACAGCATGTTCAACCTGGCGCACGACTACGCCCGCAACGACATGACCGCCTACGTGAAGCTGCAAGAGCAAGAGTTCGCTGACGCCGCCAAGGGCTACACCTTCGTGGCTCACCAGCAGGAAGTGGGTACCGGCTACTTCGACGACATGACCACCGTGATCCAGGGCGGCACCTCGTCCGTGACCGCACTGACCGGCTCGACCGAAGAAGAACAGTTCCACTGA